GGAGGCGCGGAGTCGTCCGCCGTCGCGGAGTCGTCCGCCGTCGCGGAGGGCGCGCCGTGACGGGCGCGTGGGCCTGGCCGCGGGCCGGCTCTGCTCCTACGCCGCCAGCCGCGCGTCCAGGCTGATGGCGCGGTGGTCGGAGGCGCCGGCGGGGAGCACGTCCACCCGCTCGATGTCGAAGCCGGTCGAGGTGACGAAGTCGAAGTAGCCGCTGAAGAACCGGTACCGCAGGTAGGTCGGCTCGGTGCTGCGCTTGAGGGTGTAGCCCGAGGTGGTGAGGCGGCGCTCCAGGCCGTGGATGAACCACGGGTAGTTGAAGTCGCCCACCATGATCGCGGGGGTGTCGGGGGCGAGGGAGCGCATCCCCTCGTGGGCGGCGGCGATCTGCTTGCGCCGGAGCGAGTTCGAGGCCGTGAGCGGCGCCGCGTGGAAGGAGCCGATCAGCACGTTCTCGCCGGTGTCGCGGTCGCGCACGTGCACCGCGAGCAGCCGCTCGTGGGCGGGGGCGAGCACGCGGTCGTGGAGGGACTTGTGGACGGCGAAGACCTGGGTGTGGAGGATCTCGTAGCGGTCCTCGCGGATGTACACCGCGAGGCCGAGCCGGTTTCCGCGGGTGGCGTCGGCGAGGACCATGTGATGCAGTCGCTCCGGCAGCGCCTCGTAATCGCACTCCTGCAGGCAGAGGGCGTCCACGTCGTACGTCGAGGCGATGTCGGCGAGCTCGTGGCCCGCCGCGTGCTTGCGGAGGTTGTAACTGACGATCCTCAGGTGGACGCACCCCTTCTTCTCTTCGCTCGACCGCGACGCGGACGCGTCATCATTGTGGCCCATCCATCTGGGGAGACAAGCGGAGCGAGGCCATCGCACACGGAATTCACAACGCGGTCACGAGGAGTTCGGGCGGTACGGTGTTCGCATGGCCTCCGACGCAGTCGTCCTCACCATCCCCGGTCCGCACGGCGATCGCGAGCTGCGCCTCTCCAGCCCCGGCCGCGTGCTGTGGCCCGAGCTGGGCATCACCAAGCTCGACCTCGCGAACTACCTGATCGCGGTGGGGGAGCCGTTCGTCCGCGCCAACGGCGACCGGCCGGTGTCGCTGCAGCGGTTCCCGGACGGCATCGACGGCGAGCAGTTCTTCTCCAAGAACCCGCCGCGTGGCGCTCCCGACTTCATCCGGTCCGTGCCGGTCGTGTATCCGAGCGCGCGGTCGCACCCCCAACTGGTCATCGACGAGCCGGCGGCGGCCGTGTGGGCGGCGCAGATGAACACGGTCGTCTTCCACCCGTGGCCGTCGCGCGCCGAGAACTCGGACAACCCCGACCAGCTCCGCATCGACCTCGACCCGCAGCCGGGCACCGGGTTCGCCGACGCCGTCCCCGCCGCCATCGAGCTGCGGGCCGTGCTGCGGGAGGCCGGGCTCGAGCCCTTCATCAAGACCTCCGGCAACCGCGGCCTCCACGTGTTCGCACCGATCGAGCCGACGCACGAGTTCCTCGACGTCCGCCACGCGGTCATCGCGGCCGCCCGCGAGCTCGAGCGCCGGATGCCCGATCAGGTGACGACCGCGTGGTGGAAGGAGGAGCGCGGCGAGCGCGTCTTCGTCGACTTCAACCAGGCGAATCGCGACCGCACCATGGCGGGCGCCTACAGCCCGCGCGCGCTCGCCCACGCCTCCGTGTCGACGCCGATCACCTGGGACGAGCTCCCGGAGGTCGACCCGGCCGCCTTCACGGTACAGACCATCCCGGAGCGCCTGGCGACGACCGGCGACCCCTGGGAGCGCTTCGACGAGAACCCCGGCCGCATCGACGAGCTGCTGTCCTGGTGGGCCCGCGACCTGGAGGCCGGACTCGGCGAGCTGCCGTTCCCTCCCGACTACCCCAAGATGCCGGGCGAGCCTCCCCGCGTCCAGCCGAGCCGCGCGAAGAAGGAGTAGCGCACCGCGACGTTCCGCGGCTGCGCGCCGCCGAGCAGCGCGGAGGGATGCTCCGCTGCCCCTTCATCCACTTGTCACGACACGCCGCCTCAGGCACCGCCGGGGCGGCATGTCTCGCCCTATCGACGCGTCGGGTCAGGACGTCTCAGGTCAGCACGTCGCCCAGGTCGTAGGCGATCGGGCGGTCGAGCTGTTCGAAGGTGCAGGAGCGGGCGTCGCGGTCGGGGCGCCAGCGTTCGAACTGGGCGGTGTGGCGGAAGCGCATTCCCTCCATCTGGTCGTAGCGCACCTCCAGGACCCGCTCCGGGCGGAGCCGCACGAACGAGACGTCCTTGCCGGAGGAGAAGCGGCTGCGGTCGGTCTCGCCGGTGACCGCGTTGCCGGAGGCGTCGCGCTCCACCAGCGGGTCGAGCTCGTCGATGAGGGCGAGCCGGGTCTTGTCCGTGAAGGCGGAGACGCCGCCGACGTTGCGCAGCTCGCCGTCGTCGCCGTACAGGCCGACGAGCAGCGACCCGACGCCGCGTCCGCTGGTGTGGATGCGGTAGCCGAGCGCGACGACGTCGGCCGTGCGGTGGTGCTTGATCTTGAGCATCGTGCGCTTGTTCGGCGCGTACGCGCCCGAGAGCGGCTTCGCGACGACACCGTCCAGTCCCGCACCCTCGAACTCGACCAGCCAGCGCCGGGCGAGGTCGACGTCGGTCGTCGTCCGTGTGAGCTGGATAGGGGCGGGGAGGTCGCCGGCGAACTCCTCCAGTGCGGCCCGCCGCTCGGCGAACGGCCGGTCGACGTACGACTCGTCGCCGATCGCGAGCAGGTCGAACGCGACGAACGTCGCCGGGGTTTGCTCGGCGAGGAGTTTCACCCGGCTGGCGGCGGGATGGATGCGCTGCGAGAGCGCCTCCCAGTCGAGCCGCTGCCCGCCTGGCTCCCCGCTCGGGACGACGATCTCGCCGTCGAGCACGCACGGCCCGGGGAGGATCCGGCGGAACGCCTCCACGAGGTCCGGGAAGTACCGCGTCAGCATCTTCGACCCGCGGCTGCCGATCTCGACCGGGCCGACTCCGCCATCCTCGCCGGGCTCGGCATAGACGATCGCGCGGAACCCGTCCCACTTGGGCTCGTAGCTGAGCCCGCCGGCGACGCTGTCCGGCTCCGGCACCGCGGGAACGGCCTTGGCAAGCATCGGGGCGATGGGGGAGTACGGGGTCGGGCGCATGGACCGATCATCCCGCGCCCGGCCGGAGAGTGGAAGTGCGGTGAGGGACCGTGCGGGCCGAGGGAGGTGCAGCCTCGCCAGCTCCCGGCCGAGCTTAGGTAAGCCTCGCCTATACTCGTCGGTGAGATGTACCGACCCGATCACGCCACCCACACTTCGGACACCGCGCACCACGACGACCGCGTGCAGTTCGTCGTCGTCGGCGACGAGTCCTCGCTGACCGAGCTGGAGGCGGAGCTGGCCCTGCTGCCGCTCTGCGCCCGCGGCCGCGTCTTCGTGGAGGTCGAGGACGACACCCAGATCGTCCCGCTCGCGGCCCCCATCCGGATGACCGTCACCTGGCTGGCCAGGGCGGCCCGCTCCGGTCGTCCGGGAACGGGGGAGCGCTGCCCGCGAGGCGAGGCCGCGACCCGCGCCCTCCGCGCCTGGTCCGCCGAGATGCTGTGCGACGGCCCCGGCGCCACCCGCGCGATCCTCACCGGAGGCGCCGCCCTCGTCGCCGAGGTCCGCGACCACCTGGTCGACACTGTCGGCATGGCGCCGGAGGCGGTCGTCGCCCGCGCCGCCGCGGCGTGACGTCTACCGCATCCTGACTCCGCCGGATCCTGGCGCCGCTGGGTCCTGGCGCCGCTGCAGCTTGACGCTGCTGGGTCCTGGCGCCGCTGCAGCTTGGCGCTGCTGCAGCTTGGCGCTGCTGCAGCTTGACGCTGCTGCGGCCTGGCGCTGCTGCGGCCTGACGCCACATCCTGACGCCGCGGCCTGTCACCGGCGCATCCGGACCCAGCCTCGCCACGATCCATTTGTCGCGACACGCCGTCTCCTGGACCGTCGGCGCGGCATGTTGTGTCAACTCGATCGGGCCAGGCGGCGTGTCCAGCCAACTCGATCGGGCGCGACGGCGTGTCGTGCCAACTCGATGGGGTGCCTTGTCCCGCCGAGCCGCACGCCGTCCCTCACCCGGCCCCTCTCACCCCCGCACCGCGTCCGCCGTCAGCAGTTCCGTCGCCGACCACAGGTCGCGGCCGAGCTGGGCGTCCCTCGCCTGGGCGGCGGTGCGGCCGTTCGCGTGGAGGCGGTCGAAGTAGGTGCCGCTCGGTGCACCGACCGGGGCCGCGCCGGCGAGGAGGAGGAGCGGGGCGGCGCCCACCTCCACCGGGATGCCGTAGGAGCCGCGGGTCACGGCGTTGCCGAAGCGGATGAGTGGCGAGGTCGAGCCGAAGTTCGTCGCGATCGTGCCGGGGTGGAACGAGTATGCGGTGATGCCCGTGCCCGTGAGACGCTCGGCGAGCTCCGCGATGAAGAGGATGGTCGCGAGCTTCGCGGTGCCGTACGCGCGCCAGCCGCCCAGCCACGGGCGGCGCTCCCAGTCGAGGTCGTCGAGGCGGAGGTGGCCGAAGCGGTTCGCCAGGCTCGCGGTGGAGACGACGCGCACGTCTCTGCCCTCGGCCGCCGTCTGCTGCAGGCGCGGCAGCAGCAGCCGGGTCAGGAGGAACGGCGCGAGATGGTTCGACTGGATGGTGCGCTCGTGCCCGTCGACCGTCAGCTCCCGCGTGCTGTACAGACCGCCCGCGTTGTTGGCCAGCACATCGATGCGCTCGTAACGCTGGAGGAGGGCCTCGGCGAGCCGGCGGACGTCGTCCAGCCGCTCGAAGTCGGCGAGGAACGCGGTACCGCCGACGCGCTCCGCCACCTCCCTGGTGCGCTCGGGGTTGCGCCCGACGACGGCGATCTCGTCGCCCGCCTCGGCCAGCCGTGCCGCGGCAACGGCGCCGATCCCCGAGCTCGCACCCGTGATGACGATCGTGCGGCGCTCCGCGTCGGTCATCGGTATCCGCCCTTCTCGAGGCCGGCCTCGATCTCGAATCGATTGCGCAGCGGATCACGCCCGGAGAGCAGGTAGAGCAGCGGGAACAGCATCCCGTACCGCTGCCACTGCCGCTTGTGGACCGCTTCGTGCTCCAAGATGGCGTCGCTCACGTTGTGGTCGGTGAGGTAGCACCCGCCGACGCACGATCCGCCGCGGCCGAAGGTGCGCTTCGGCATCCCGCGGAAGACGAACAGCCCTCCGCGCCGCTCGACCCGCCCGGTGCTCCAGAGGAAGCCCCAGGTGAAGCCGACAGCGGTGGCGTACAGGTAGCCGAGCCTGCTGATCGGGGAGTCCAGCAGGAGCCGGCCGAGAGGCCCGCTCACTTCTCGGGCCGGCCGTAGGTCTCGAGCAGGCGCAGCCACACCTCGCTGACCGTCGGGTACGACGGCACCGCGTGCCACAGGCGGGTGAGCGGCACCTCGCCCACGACCGCCACGGTCGCGGAATGGAGGAGCTCCGCCACATCCTGCCCGACGAACGTCGCGCCCAGAACCACCCCGCGGTCCTCGTCCACCACCATCCGCGCCGTGCCCTTGTAGTTGTCGGCGACGACGTAGGCGCCGCTGACCGAGCCGATCTCGTAGTCGACGACGCGGATGCGGTATCCCGCCTTCTCGGCGCGGGCCGCCGTGAGGCCGACCGACGCGACCTCGGGATCGGTGAACGTCACCTGCGGCACCGCCTGATGGTCGGCCGTCGCGACGAAGGCGCCCCACGGCTCGAGCGACACCTCATGGCCCTTCGCCCTCGCGGCGATCGCGTCGCCCGCTGCGCGCGCCTGGTACTTGCCCTGGTGGGTCAGCAGCGCACGGTGATTGACGTCGCCGACGCCGTACAGCCAGCCGCCGTCGACGGGCTCGCCGTCCGCGCCCAGCACGCGCATGCTGTCGTCGACGTCGAGCCAGGCGCCGCCCTCGAGGCCGAACGCCTCTAGTCCGAGATCGATGGTGTGCGGCACACGCCCGGTCGCGACCAGGAACTGCTCGGTCACGAGCTCCTGCCCATCGCTGAGGGTCACGCGGAAGTGGGACTCCTCGGTCCGGGCGACCGCCTCCACGCCCGAATCGAGATGGAGGGACGCCCCCAGCTCGCGGAGGGACTCCGCCACCAGCTCGCCGGCGAACGGCTCCTCGCCGCCGAGCAGCCCGCTGCGGGCCACCAGGTGCACCTGCGTGCCGAATCCCGCGTACGCGGTCGCCATCTCGGTCGCGACCACGCCGCCGCCGAGGATCGTCAGCGATTCCGGTGCCCGCTCGGCGCTCGTCGCCTCGCGGCTGCCCCACGGCTCGCTCTCGCGCAGACCGGGGATGTCGGGGAGGAGCGGCGCCGACCCCGTGCAGACGGCCACCGCGTGCTTCGCCGTGAGGACGGTCACCGAGCCGTCGTCGGCCGTGACCGTCACCTCGCGCGGGGCCGTGATCACTCCGCGGCCGCGCACCAGGTCGATGCCGGCGCCGTTCAGCCACTCCACCTGGCCGTCGTCGTTCCAGTCGTTCGTCATGTAGTCGCGCCGACGGAACACGGCGGCCACGTCGAGCTGCCCGGTCACGGCCTCACGGGTGCCGCCGACCCGCTGGGCCGCCCGCAGCAGCGCACCGCTGCGGAGCAGCGTCTTGGACGGCATGCACGCCCAGTACGAGCACTCGCCTCCGACCAGCTCGGCCTCGACGATGACCGTGCGCATCCCGCCCTGCGCTGCCCGGTCGGCGACGTTCTCGCCGACCGCTCCTGCGCCGATCACGATGACGTCGTACTCGGTGGTGGTCATGGGTTCTCCTGACGTGGTGCTGCTCGGTGGACGGTGCTCAACGGCCGACGAACTCGGCCTCGGTACGGGTGAGGAACGCCTCCATGCCGATCCGTGCGTCCTCGCTGCCGGCGAGTCGCACGAGGGCGGGCTGGAGGTCGGCGGCGGCCGCGTCGTCGCCGTCGCGCACCGCGCGCTTGGCGTTGGCGAGCGCGGCCTGCACGGCGAGCGGCGCCTGCGCGGCGATGCGCTCGGCGATGGCGAGCGCGCGGTCGAACTGCTCGCCGTCGTTCACCACCTCCTGCACGAGGCCGATGCGGTACGCCTCCTGCGCGTCGAACAGGTCGCCGGTGAGGATGTACCGCATGGCGTTGCCCCAGCCGACCGCCCGTGGGAATCGCAGCGTGGCCCCGCCGAACGGCAGGATGCCGCGCGACACCTCGATCTGCCCGAACCGGGTCGACCGTGCGGCCACCGCCACGTCGGAGGCCAGGATCAGCTCGATGCCGAGCGTCAGGCAGGTGCCCTGCACGGCCACCACCACCGGCTTGGTGAGCGGCGGCCCCGACACCTGCCAGGGGTCGACGCCGTCCGGCCCGACGAACGACAGCCCGTCGGCGCCGATGCGCGGCCCGAGGTCGGCCAGGTCGAGCCCTGCGGTGAAGTGGTCGCCCACCGCATGGACCAGCCCGACCCGGAGCGACGGGTCGCGTTCGAGCTCGCCGTACGCGTCGGCGAACTGCGTCAGCAGCTCGTAGTCGGCGGCGTTGCGCTTCTCGGGACGGTGGAGACCGATGAGCAGGACGTGCCCGCGGCGCTCGGTGCGGATCTTGGCTGAGGTCATAGCGACACGGTACCTGTCGCCGTCACACGCCCTCCCCGGCATTCGGCGGATCTGTGGACAAGTGGCGCGGACCGCGAGGTGTGGATGAATCCGGGGCCGCCGAGGGAGCGACGGCCCCCGCTCCACCAGCCGAGCCGCCCGCACCCGCCGAGCCGCCCGCCCTGCGCGCCACCGGGCCCGTCAACGCCCCGAGGATGCGCAGGATCACGGGGAGGTCGCGCCCGGCCGCATCCGTCGACTCCGGCGCGAACTCGGTCACCGCGGCGCCGGCCAGCCCGAACCGCGACCGCAGCGCGCGGATCGCGTCGCACAGCGCCTCCGGCGTGACCCCGAACGGCTCCGGATAGCCGATCCCGTCGATCGCCGAGGGGTCGAGCACGTCGAGATCGACATGCACGTACACGGTCGACGCGCCCGTGGCCTCCACCGCCCGCACGATCGCCTCGGGGTCCTCCAGCTCACCCGCCGCGACGAGCCGCACGCCCACCCGGTCGAGGTAGGCGGACTCGCCGTCGTCGAGGGCCCGCGTCCCCGCGAGAACGAGTTGGGCGGGACGCAGCAGCGCGTCGCCCGTGGAGGCGAGCCCGTCCGGCCCGTCGCCGAGCAGCGCCCGCACGACCATCCCGTGGAACGCGCCCGACGGCGACGACTCCACATCGTTGATGTCGGCGTGGGCGTCGAACC
The sequence above is a segment of the Leifsonia williamsii genome. Coding sequences within it:
- a CDS encoding endonuclease/exonuclease/phosphatase family protein; the protein is MRIVSYNLRKHAAGHELADIASTYDVDALCLQECDYEALPERLHHMVLADATRGNRLGLAVYIREDRYEILHTQVFAVHKSLHDRVLAPAHERLLAVHVRDRDTGENVLIGSFHAAPLTASNSLRRKQIAAAHEGMRSLAPDTPAIMVGDFNYPWFIHGLERRLTTSGYTLKRSTEPTYLRYRFFSGYFDFVTSTGFDIERVDVLPAGASDHRAISLDARLAA
- the ligD gene encoding non-homologous end-joining DNA ligase, translated to MASDAVVLTIPGPHGDRELRLSSPGRVLWPELGITKLDLANYLIAVGEPFVRANGDRPVSLQRFPDGIDGEQFFSKNPPRGAPDFIRSVPVVYPSARSHPQLVIDEPAAAVWAAQMNTVVFHPWPSRAENSDNPDQLRIDLDPQPGTGFADAVPAAIELRAVLREAGLEPFIKTSGNRGLHVFAPIEPTHEFLDVRHAVIAAARELERRMPDQVTTAWWKEERGERVFVDFNQANRDRTMAGAYSPRALAHASVSTPITWDELPEVDPAAFTVQTIPERLATTGDPWERFDENPGRIDELLSWWARDLEAGLGELPFPPDYPKMPGEPPRVQPSRAKKE
- a CDS encoding ATP-dependent DNA ligase, which encodes MRPTPYSPIAPMLAKAVPAVPEPDSVAGGLSYEPKWDGFRAIVYAEPGEDGGVGPVEIGSRGSKMLTRYFPDLVEAFRRILPGPCVLDGEIVVPSGEPGGQRLDWEALSQRIHPAASRVKLLAEQTPATFVAFDLLAIGDESYVDRPFAERRAALEEFAGDLPAPIQLTRTTTDVDLARRWLVEFEGAGLDGVVAKPLSGAYAPNKRTMLKIKHHRTADVVALGYRIHTSGRGVGSLLVGLYGDDGELRNVGGVSAFTDKTRLALIDELDPLVERDASGNAVTGETDRSRFSSGKDVSFVRLRPERVLEVRYDQMEGMRFRHTAQFERWRPDRDARSCTFEQLDRPIAYDLGDVLT
- a CDS encoding SIP domain-containing protein, which encodes MYRPDHATHTSDTAHHDDRVQFVVVGDESSLTELEAELALLPLCARGRVFVEVEDDTQIVPLAAPIRMTVTWLARAARSGRPGTGERCPRGEAATRALRAWSAEMLCDGPGATRAILTGGAALVAEVRDHLVDTVGMAPEAVVARAAAA
- a CDS encoding SDR family NAD(P)-dependent oxidoreductase; protein product: MTDAERRTIVITGASSGIGAVAAARLAEAGDEIAVVGRNPERTREVAERVGGTAFLADFERLDDVRRLAEALLQRYERIDVLANNAGGLYSTRELTVDGHERTIQSNHLAPFLLTRLLLPRLQQTAAEGRDVRVVSTASLANRFGHLRLDDLDWERRPWLGGWRAYGTAKLATILFIAELAERLTGTGITAYSFHPGTIATNFGSTSPLIRFGNAVTRGSYGIPVEVGAAPLLLLAGAAPVGAPSGTYFDRLHANGRTAAQARDAQLGRDLWSATELLTADAVRG
- a CDS encoding Fe-S oxidoreductase, with amino-acid sequence MSGPLGRLLLDSPISRLGYLYATAVGFTWGFLWSTGRVERRGGLFVFRGMPKRTFGRGGSCVGGCYLTDHNVSDAILEHEAVHKRQWQRYGMLFPLLYLLSGRDPLRNRFEIEAGLEKGGYR
- a CDS encoding dihydrolipoyl dehydrogenase family protein, which codes for MTTTEYDVIVIGAGAVGENVADRAAQGGMRTVIVEAELVGGECSYWACMPSKTLLRSGALLRAAQRVGGTREAVTGQLDVAAVFRRRDYMTNDWNDDGQVEWLNGAGIDLVRGRGVITAPREVTVTADDGSVTVLTAKHAVAVCTGSAPLLPDIPGLRESEPWGSREATSAERAPESLTILGGGVVATEMATAYAGFGTQVHLVARSGLLGGEEPFAGELVAESLRELGASLHLDSGVEAVARTEESHFRVTLSDGQELVTEQFLVATGRVPHTIDLGLEAFGLEGGAWLDVDDSMRVLGADGEPVDGGWLYGVGDVNHRALLTHQGKYQARAAGDAIAARAKGHEVSLEPWGAFVATADHQAVPQVTFTDPEVASVGLTAARAEKAGYRIRVVDYEIGSVSGAYVVADNYKGTARMVVDEDRGVVLGATFVGQDVAELLHSATVAVVGEVPLTRLWHAVPSYPTVSEVWLRLLETYGRPEK
- a CDS encoding crotonase/enoyl-CoA hydratase family protein, whose amino-acid sequence is MTSAKIRTERRGHVLLIGLHRPEKRNAADYELLTQFADAYGELERDPSLRVGLVHAVGDHFTAGLDLADLGPRIGADGLSFVGPDGVDPWQVSGPPLTKPVVVAVQGTCLTLGIELILASDVAVAARSTRFGQIEVSRGILPFGGATLRFPRAVGWGNAMRYILTGDLFDAQEAYRIGLVQEVVNDGEQFDRALAIAERIAAQAPLAVQAALANAKRAVRDGDDAAAADLQPALVRLAGSEDARIGMEAFLTRTEAEFVGR
- a CDS encoding arginase family protein, whose protein sequence is MSASFLVVPQWQGSGSSRAMRLIDGADAIRGDLPATATHLVPVPASAGESLGTGVNRFSSLTAVREAALAELALLEAPVVTIGGDCAADLASVQHALAAHPSADVAVVWFDAHADINDVESSPSGAFHGMVVRALLGDGPDGLASTGDALLRPAQLVLAGTRALDDGESAYLDRVGVRLVAAGELEDPEAIVRAVEATGASTVYVHVDLDVLDPSAIDGIGYPEPFGVTPEALCDAIRALRSRFGLAGAAVTEFAPESTDAAGRDLPVILRILGALTGPVARRAGGSAGAGGSAGGAGAVAPSAAPDSSTPRGPRHLSTDPPNAGEGV